A window of Arcobacter acticola genomic DNA:
CAATAAATTATTTGCTAAACTAAACTCTGATGCAAGTTTTCTATTCTCTTTTTTAATTAATTTAAGGTCATCTTTCCCTTTTAATACGGCATCTAATTTGAAACTCATGCTTGAATCACTAGGTGAATCCATCGAAGCAAACACATCAACAATCTCTTTTGCATCGTTATTAATACTCAAAAATACGGCACATCTACAAAACATTGCTTTTATTACATTGCTAGCAAAAGTTTTATTATATGTAGGCAAGATAAATATATCTGAAGCCAAAAACAAGTCATCCATATTTTTATAATCTTCTAATAGAATTATTTTATCTTGGAGATTTTGATATTTTGGAATTTGAAATTGCAATGTTCTTATTTGTTGTTTTTCACCTGCAACTATAACTTTAAAGTTTTCATATGAAATTGATGAGCATATATCTAAGAATTCTTTTATACCAGAAGATTTGAAATTTTTTGCAGTAAATAAGATAATCTTATTTTTTACATCAATTTGTAATTCTTCACAAAGTTTTTCTTTTACATCTTTGTTTTTTTTATACTCAAGATCAACACTTGGATATATTACCTTTACTTTTTCATGAGAAATCTTTGTTTTTGCTATGATTTCATTCATAGATGAAAAACAATTAGCAATTGTCATTTTTGCATTTAATATATTTTCAATTGAATTTTCATCTAAACTACCACTATGAAAATATACATCTGCATACTTTTTCTTTGAGAAAAATTTTGAAAAGAAGTTTCCTTCTCTTAAAACCTCAATATTATCTTGATGTGATAACTTATCAATTAGGATATTCTTTGTTTTGTATGATATTGTTGTTTTATGGTTCATATTTATCTTCACTTTAAATTTTGTTATTATACTTAAAAGTGCTTTATGATAATATTTAAAGACTAATAAGAAAAGGATACATTATTTCAAACTTAACAAAAAAAATTATATTTCTTGATAGAGATGGTGTTATAAACTATGACCATGGATACGTTGGAGAAATAGAAAAGTTTGAATTTATAGATGGTGTATTTGAAGCTTGTAATCATTTTTCTAAACTTGGATATGAAATAATTGTAATTACGAATCAATCAGGAATAGGAAGAGGCTATTATTCAGAAGAAGATTTTATAAATCTTACAAATTGGATGAAAGATGAATTCAAAAAAAATGGTATAAATATCTTAAAAGTTTATTATTGCCCTCACTCACCTGATAAAGATTGTGAATGTAGAAAACCAAAAATAGGAATGATTACTCAAGCAATTAATGATTTTAATATTGACTTAGAAAAATCTTGGTTAATTGGAGATAAAATTTCAGATATACAAACAGCTGTAAATGCGAATATAAAAAACACTATTTTGATAAAAGAAGACAAGAAAATTGCTTCATTTACTGCTAATAGCTTATTTCACACAATAAATATAATTAAAAAACAAGGTAAATAATGACTTTCAACGATATCGATTTTAATAGTAAGACTATTTTAATAACAGGTGGTGCTGGATTTATTGGTTCTAATTTAGCATTCTACTTTCAAAACAATTTTCCAATGGCAAAAGTTGTTGTTGTTGATTGTTTTAGAAGTGGAGAAATATTTTCAAATGGAAATTTAAAAAGTTTTGGTCATTTTAAAAATTTATTAGGATTCAAAGGAATTGTAATAAGTGGAGATATTAACGACAAAAAATTATTAAAGAACTTAAAATTAAACTATAAATTCGATTATATTTTTCATCAAGCAGCAATTTCAGATACAACAGTTAGTGAGCAAGATTTGATGATAAAAACAAATGTAAATGCCTATGAAGATTTATTAAAAATTGCCATTAATCATAAAGCAAATATGATATATGCAAGTAGTGCTGCAACTTATGGAGATAGCGATAGATTTGAAGTAGGATATGAGCGAGCAAATAATGCATATGGATTTTCAAAAGTAATGATGGATAATATTACTTATGAGTATTTAAAAAAAGATTTAGATATTTCAATTGTTGGACTAAAGTATTTCAATGTATATGGACCAAAAGAATTTTATAAAAATAAAACAGCTTCAATGGTTGTACAATTTGCACATCAAATATTAAAAGGTTTAACTCCAAAATTATTTGAAGGAAGTGATAAAATATTAAGAGACTTTATTTATATTGAAGATGTTATTCAAGCAAATATTAAGGCTTGTAATCCTAAACAATCTGGTATTTACAATGTAGGAACGGGAAAAGCTAGAAGTTTTGAAGATATCGTAAATATTTTACAAAAAGAGTTAGAAATAGATAAGGGGAAAGAGTATATTCCCAATCCTTTTATTGGTGCTTACCAATTCTTCACTGAGGCAAATATCGAATCTACAAAAGAGAATTTAGGGTATAAACCAAGATATGAAATGGAAGATGGGATAAAATCCTATATACCAGAAATAAAAAGATTATTCAAAGAAGAAGTTAAATAATGATTAATTTTAAAAATAAAATTCCTAAAATATTAGTAATTGGTGATTTAATGATAGACCATTACTTATGGGGGAAATGTGAAAGAATTTCACCTGAAGCTCCTGTACAAATAGTGAATATAGATAAAGAGAACTCAGTTTTAGGAGGCGCGGGAAATGTTATAAATAATCTTCGTGCACTTGAATCTAATGTAGATGTATTAAGTGTTATTGGAAATGACACTACAGCAAAAGAGTTAGAGGCTTTATTAGAAAGTATAGAAGTTAAATCAGATATGTTGATTATTGAACAAAATAGAAAAACATCTAAAAAAAGTCGTTTAATAGCTTCTCAACAACAAGTTCTTCGATATGATAATGAAAGTATCGAAGATATTTCAAGTAGTAGTGAAACACAAATTATTAATAAATTATCAGCAATTATTTTAAATTATGATGTTGTGATACTGTCAGATTATGGTAAAGGTGTTTTAACAACAAAATTAACTCAAGAGATTATTTCTATTTCAAATAAAAATAATGTAAAAGTCTTTGTTGATCCAAAAGGTAAAGATTATAGTAAATACAAAGGTGCTTATACTCTAACTCCAAATAAAAAAGAAGCCATAGAAGCAACCAATATTCTTATAAACGATAATGAAAGTTTAGAAAATGCAATCAAAAAACTAAAAGATGAATGTGAATTAGAAGTTTCACTTATTACACTTAGTGAAAGTGGAATTGCAATATTTGATGATAATCTTAGAATTAAACCAACAGTTGCAAGAGAAGTTTATGATGTAACAGGAGCCGGAGATACAGTTATTGCTTCTATTGCATTTGCTATTGCAAATCATATGAAAATAGATGATGCAATACAATTTGCAAATCTTGCAGCTGGTGTTGTTGTAGGGAAAATTGGAAGTGCAACTGCCTCACTTGATGAAATCTATAAATATGAATCAAGTTTAAATAAATCAAACTCTTCTTCTCATATAAAATCATTTGAAGAAATTGAAATTTTGGCTAAAAACTTCATGATAAAAGAAAGAAAATCATATTTACAAATGGTTGTTTTGATATTTTACACGCAGGTCATGTTAAATATCTTGAAGAGGCTAAAAGTTATGGGGATATTTTAATTTTAGGATTAAATGCAGATTCTTCAGTAAGAAAACTAAAAGGCCCAACAAGACCTATAAACAATCAAGATGATAGAGCATATATTCTGGCCTCTTTAGAATCTGTTGATTATGTGGTGATTTTTGAAGAAGAAACTCCCTATGAACTAATAAAATTAATACAACCTCATGTTTTAGTAAAAGGTGGAGATTATGAAGGTAAAGAAGTAGTAGGACAAGATATTGCTCAAGAATTAAGACTAGTTCAATTTGTAAATGGGAAAAGTACAAGTAAAATAATCCAAAGGATTCAAAATAATGAAACAAACAATTAAAAACGAATTTTTATCTCACCTCGAAGTTATAAATTTAACAATTGAAACTATGCAAGATAAACTTGAACAAGCTTCTTTATTAGTAGTAGAAACACTAAAAAATGGTAATAAAATTCTTTTATGTGGAAATGGTGGAAGTGCAGCTGATGCACAACACATAGCAGCTGAACTAGTAGGAAGATATAAAAGTGATAGACGAGGTCTTCCTGCGATTGCACTTACAACTGATACAAGCATATTAACATCTGTTGGAAATGATTATGGATATGAAAAAATTTTTGACAGACAAGTTGAAGCACTAGCAAATAAAGGTGATTTAATTATTGGGATTAGTACAAGCGGAAATAGTAAAAATATTGTTAATGTATTAAAACTTGGACGAGAGTTAGATTGTAAAACAGTAGGTTTTTCTGGATATAAGGGAGGAATTATGAATGAATTTTGTGATATAAATTTAATCGTTCCTTCAAATAATACTCCTCGCATTCAGGAGATGCATATTTTATTTGGACATATTATTTGTCAGATTGTGGATGATGAATTGAGTTAATATAAATAAAATTAAGATTATTATCTTAATTATTTGATAAGTAAATAGAACAGTTTCTCAATTTTATTTCTTGACAAAGATATTATCTTATTCTTAAAATATTTATAATAGCTGAATAATTATTATGATAATATTCCAACCATTTAACTTTAAAAGATTATAAAAATGCCCATAATATTACAAAAATTAAAAAATATTCCTAGAATCGACTATATAAACTATTTAATATTACTTTATGCTTTTACTTTAAGTTTTCCAAGTGAAATAAAAAGAGTAATTGCAATATTTATGATAATACTATGGATTACAGACAAAACAAAATATGATTTTAAATTACCAAAAACAAATATATTTTTATTTTTTTGGATATTTATAGGATATTGTTTAGTATCTTACTTCTGGAGTGATGTTAGTTTTCATGAAGCATTAAAATATATTAAAAGATATTGGTACTATTTACCTATATTTATAATTTTCAAATATCTAAAAAAAGAATATTTTGAATATGCAATAAGTTTTTTTCTTTTTGGAATGTTTATTAGTGAAATTTTGTCTTATGGAAATTTTTTTTCTTTTTGGAAAATTGGTTTTGGTAGACCACATGATCCTACTGTATTTATGCAACATACACTTTATAGTATATTTTTATCTGTATGTGCTATTTTTTTACTTTCTAAAATAATTTATGAAGAAGACACTAAAAAGAGGATGATTTATTTATTCTTTTTTACTACAGTAACAATAAACTTACTTATAGGTTCTGGAAGAACAGGTTATTTTACTTTATCTATTACTTTAATTATTGTTATAATTTTTATTTATAAAACTAAATTAAAAATAATTCTTACCACGATCGTTCTCCTTTCAATAGTGTTATTTTTATCATACAATCTATCACCAAATTTCAAAAATAGAATTTCTTCTATTAACTCTGATATTACAAAAGTAATTAACAATTCTAACTACAGTACTCCAATTGGAGCAAGAATTGGTTTATGGATTATTGCAAAAGAAATAACAAAAGATAATTTATTATTTGGGTTAGGCATAGCCGATAATATAAATAAAAAAAATGAATATATAACAACTAACAAATTAACAAATTTTAATTATGTTGAAGAGTTAGTACATTTTCACAATAATTTTCTTGAGATAATTACTCAATTTGGGATAGTAGGATTAGCTTTATTTATTTATTTATTTTTTTTGATTGCTAAAATCGAAATAAAAGATAAAACTATTTATGTATTAAAAATTTCAACTCTAAGCATTTTTTTATTAGGTAGCTTGAGTGATATGTTATTTTATTTAAATGATACAATGTTCTTATTTTCATTTGCTATTGGAATTATACTAGCAAAATATAAATTAGAAGATCAAGATAGAAAATTACTTATTAATCAAGGATAAATACTGATTAATAACATTATCTTCATTAAACTTACTAATGTATTCAGCTTTTATATTGATAGTATTTTCTATAACTTGATTCATTTTTAATGCTAAATCATCAGAATCATTAACTTTTACTAAATACTTTGATAATTCTCCAACTAAAATTTCACTTGGACCTGATATACAGTTTGTTGAAACAACAGGGGTATCTAAGATTAAAGATTCAATTAATACTGTTGGTAGACCTTCTCTTTCAGAAGATAAAACTAAAAATTTTGCTTTTTTAATAATTGGATAAGGATTTCTTTTAAATCCCAAAATTATTACTTTATTTTGTAATCCTCTATTATTAATCATTTCAATTATCTCTTTTGTTGGATTACATAATAAAATTAATTTTAATTTAATTTCAGATTTTTTATAAGCATCAAGAAGAATATCATATCGTTTAACTGGCCTGAATGCTGAAGCACTTAATATATAATCCTCTTCAATTATATCAATCTTCTCATTGGCTTTTTTTATAATTTCTCCAAAATTAAAAGGATTATATATGCATATAATAGACTTATATTCAACTTCTAATTTATTTAAATCTTCTTCAATTTTATTTGAAACAATAATTAATTTTTTATTTTTATATATTTGTCTATAAAGTTCATATTTTTTCTTAGCACGAGCATATTTTCCTTTTGATTTAAATTCTTCAATTTCTTGAAAATAAGAAGTATGTATGCAAAAATAAACATTGTTTCTAGTTGAATATTGTAAAACTCTATCAGATCCCGGTAAATTTGATAGTATTAGATCAAAATTCTGATTTTCTTCTTTTTCAATAAAGACTATCTTCTTTTCTAGAAGATAATGTAATCTTTGATCACCCATAAATGAAAATAGTTTATGATATTTCCTATTCGTTGTTAAACTTATGATTTTACTTTTTTCCTTCTCTAATAAATCATAACAAATAATATCTTCCAATAAAAAAATATACACATTATGTCCAAATTTCTCAAACATATTAAATAAATTTAAAACTACTTTTTCAGCTCCACTTCCTGCAAGATTTGTAACAACTAATCCAATTAATTTATTATTTTGCATCATATTTTCCTAAAATTAAATTTATTTCATCAAACATAAATTCTATTTGTTGATTAGCCGTAATAATATAATCATCAATTTTATTTAGTTCTTCTTTTGAAAAAGAATTATAATCATTTTTTACTCTTTCAATATCATTTAGTTTTTTTATATCAATAATTCTTATTTTATCCAAACCTATATCACTCAATAATGATTCAATTTTAAAAGTATTTGAAGATAACGCAATAAAAGGTACTTGAAAATGTAAAGATAAACAAATTGCATGAAATCTTGCAGATATTAAAAAATTAGAATTTCTAATATTTTTTAATAAATCATCTTCATTATTTACAAGTATAAATCTTTTATATTTATATTTAAGACTCATAAATTTCTCGATGAAAGATCCATAATAATTAAAAAAATTAAATTTTAATTTTTTTAAAAAACCATTTAAGTTACTATATTTTTTAAATGGTGCAATTATTGGAATAAAAACTATTTCATTGTTTTCTGCAATTCTATATAATTCTTCTGATTTTTTAATATCATGGCTATCCGTAATATATATCTTTTTTTCATTTAATTGTTGATAATTTTTTTTCAAAGTATAAAAAGTCATATCAGGTACAACTACAGAATCAATGTTGTTTTTTTCTAACTCTTTTTTGCTAAATGTTTCTCTAACATAAATTTTCTCAAATTTTGAAACTAATTTTGAAAATTTTTCAGAATTATTCTGATAAGTCATATTTATCAAAAAACAAGGCTTATTCGTATAATCTACAATTTCTAATAAAGAATATGCATAATCACTATCATCATGTATTGTTCCCTCTGCATTTATTATTACTCCATCAGATTGATTCAAACTATTTAAAAAAGTTTTATTACTCTTCCAATCTTTTCCTATTGGATTTGTAGCAAGTAATTTTATATCTCTTTTTTCTAAATTTCTTTTTATATTTTCTATAACTATATTACAACCATGATGATTTTCAAATGAAGTATCATTTAATAAAACTACACTTTTCAAATTAATTTACCTTTATTAATGGGATTTTTTTCTCTATATAATTTTTATATAAATTTGTATACTCTAAAATTTGATTCTCTTTTTGTAATTGTGTTTTATCTAATTCAATCACATTAAGAAATTTTATATCATACAAATAGCCTAATGTTTCTAGAGCTGTTGATCGAATTGTTATTAAACCTAAAGGTTTCTTTTGATGTTGGGAAATTGCTAATTCTAAAATTGTAAGAAATTTTTTCAATTCAAAGCCATATTTTATAGATAATTCTCTTAAATAATCTATATCTTCATATCTATGAGGAACATAAATTATTTTATATTCTTTAAAATATTCTATTGTATTTTTTAATATATCTTCGAAATACTCTTTTTTTATATAACTATTAATTAAGTTTGAGCCTATAAAAAATATCTCCTTATTTTCAAGTAAATTATCAATTGATTTTTTAAAATCTCTATAATCATTTTTTATGATTTTATTGTTTAATAAATAAGAATCTAAATCAAAAAATGTAAAAATTTTTAATTTTTCAATAAAATTTAAATTAAATTTTCTTCCTAGTATATTATTTACTATAGTATTTTTAAATTTATTTTTATAAGTACTATTTTTAATATTATTTGCAATTAAAAATGTTTCATTCCCATCATCAATTAATATGTTATTTTTTGATTTTATCTGATTTACTGAATGTATAATATAAGATGTAATTAAGCCAAAAAAACAATATTCAACATTTTTATATTTTCTTAATAAATTAGTTAATATAAAAGAGTAAAAAATCCTAGTAAAAAAATTTAATTTAATAAAATAGACTTTTTCCCATGACAACTCTTTTAAAATTTCTTGAAAAAGATTTTTATCTACTTCATTTTTATATATACATATCAAAATATTGGAACCATTTATATTAAATCTCTTAATTGCTTCAATACAATTAAATAATTGAAAAGGAGTTCTTATTAAAGAAATTGATTGTTTATTCATCTAAATTCTTTCTTAATAAAATTTCTAAATTCACAATTAATATTTTTATTATTAAATTCATGTCTATTATCGTGTAAAGAGAAATTTTTTATTCTTATAATTTGATTATTTAATTCAAATTTTTTTAATATACTTTTATAATTTTCATCTGCATCTGAATATTCATTTCCAATTGTAAAAACCTTTTTTGATGAAGAAATAGCTTCACTTATCATTGAAGAACTTTCTTCTGTAACAAAAATAGCTTCACTTAAACCAAAGAAAGGTAACAAAATTTTTTCCTCTTTCTTGTTATATGCTACAAAATAAGAGTAATATTCTTTTAACATTTTCTCTAACTTATTCTCTATTTCAAGCGGCGTTCTTCTTGAAGTTGTGATAAGCCATTTAATATTCTTATCTTTTGATATTTTTTTTACAAAATTTATTAAATCATCATAAAATTTATTATCATATTTGTACCCAGCACCATTTCCACCTATTAACAAAGTATAATATTTTTGATTTATATCTAAATTATTTAATTTTAAAAACTCATTTGATTTTTCTAATAACTTCTCTTTTGTTATTGTATTTGGTGCAACATCTAAAATAATTTGATTTTTATACCCCAAATCAATTACAGTTGTAATATTTGTAAAAAGTTCTTCTTTTAAGCCTCTTAATGCTCCATTTAAAATATTTTTACATTTATAAATTTTTGCAAACCATGCGTTTAAATTTGAAGTATTTCCACCTGTTGAAATAATTAAATCTGGTATATTTTTTGGTATAGAATAATTCTTATAAAAAAAAGAAAGATATTTTAAACTATTTTGTGTAAAAAGCTTAGGAAAAGTATTTAATAAAAATCTCAATATTTTTCTAGTCAATTTTGATTTTATTTCTATTTGTATATACTCAACTTCTAAATCATTAGACATTTCTTTTAAATATAATACCAATCCCTCTGTTTGATTGTAGTGACCTGGTTTGTCATCTTTTATTACTAATACTTTCATTATCTTAAAACTTTTTTATAAACTGAAATAGTTTCATTTACCATATTTTCTATTGTAAATTTATTTTGTGCATAATCAAATTTCTCTTGAAAATCTGCTACTACTTCATTATAATTATCTTTTACATATCCTATTTTACTTGAAAGATCATTTACATCTGAAAAATGAGTAATATATTTTTTTCCAAGAAGTTTTTCCATATCAGAAACAGGAGTTGAAATAAATGGAGTTTTACAAAACATAGTTTCAACAAATGTGTAAGGAAATCCTTCATTATCAGAAGACATAACAAATAATGATGATGATGAAATAATTTCTTTAACTTCATTATTTACTAAATTACCAGTGAAAGTTACTTTATTCTCAATATTTAATCTTGTTACTTCATTTCTTAAATTATTTTCTTCTTCTCCTGAACCTACTAAAATCAAGTGTAAATCTAAATTCTTGATAGCTGATAATATTAATTCAAATCTTTTTACCTTTGTCAATCTTGCAACACTACAAATTATAAATTTATCTTTTTCAATATTATATTTAGAATAAAGATCTATTTTTAAATTTTCATCATAATTAAATGAAATTCCGTTGTATATAGTAACTTTATTTTTTGTTTTCAGATTTTTTCCAATATTATCTGAAACAGTAATCACAAAATTACTTTTTTCAAACGCTGATAAATTCTTTTTATAATTATGTAAAGTAGAAACTATTTTAGTGTTAATAAATGATTTTATTTTAGTCACCATTGAAGTTGCTTTATTAGCTTGAGTATGAATAATGTCAAAATTCTCTTTTTTTAGTATTTTATAAAGTTTAAATAAAATAAAAAAATTATTTCTGCTTTTTGATAAATCAAGGGGAATGAATTTTATATTTTCAAAAGATTCTTTAAAATCTTCATGAGCAATTACAGTTACATCAAAACCTCTATTTACTAACTGTTTTGATAATTCTATAGTGTGTTTTTCTAAACCACCATCTTCATTTCCTGCAAGAATTTGACATATTTTCATTTTAGCAAACCTCTTAATCCTCTTTTTAATTTAATTTTAAAGGCAAACATATTATCTTTACCGCTTATTGTAATTCTTTTTAACTCAAATAAATCTAATTTTGTCAAATCATCTATACCTTTTGTTGTAGTCGTTGCATTTGTATAAGCCAATTCTACAACTAACTTTATATCTTCTTTATCATACAAACCAAAAGGATAACAAAAGGAATTACATTTTGTATTGAACTTCTTTTCTATTTCTAATTTAGAATTTCTTATTTCATCTATTTTTTGTTCTTTATCTAAAGTTGGTAAATTATCATGTGTCATAGTATGAGAACCAATTTCAATCAAACCAGAATTTATTAATTCAACAATTTGTTCATCCAATAATTTTGGTTCATTTTTCAATTCACCAGTACTATTTTTCTTTTTCCTTTTTGATGACCACTCCCTATCATGTCTGTCAATAACAAGATAAATTGTAGCTTTAGCATTATATTTTTTTAAAATAGGGAAAGCATTTGTAAAATTATCTTCATAACCATCATCAAAAGTTATTGCAATTGATTTACTTGGTAAATTATCTTTTTTTTCTATTAATTCGCTCATAGTAAAAAAAGTCCAATTATTATAACTCAAATATTTTATCTGATTTTCGAACTCTGTAGGTGTTACTCTAAGACCATTAAATTTTGCATTTTTTTTATGCTTAGAAATCATATGATACATTAAAATTCTAGGATAATTATAATCTATAGTTTTAGTCCACCAGGCATACTTATATGAATAATATATAAAAATAAATACTGGTATTAAAAGTAATATCTCCAAATTATATTAACCTTTTATAAACTTCTATTGTTCTATTCACCATATTCCCTAAAGAAAAATTGTTAGAAATATAATTATATCCATCAAATTCTAAATTTCTAGCTTTTAAAATATTATTTGCTAACTCTTTTTCATCACCTACTTCGAAGAAAAATCCATTTTCATTTTCAATAATTATATCTTTTACACCACCATGATTTGTAGCAATTACTGGTTTATTCATACAAATAGCTTCAGCAACTGCTCGACCGAAGCTTTCTGGTTTTTTTGAACTGCTTACAATGACATCACTTAAAGCATAGATTTGTTCTATCTTGCTTTGACTTCCTGTAAATGTAATATTATCTTCTAAATTTAATTCTTTTATTAAATTCTTCAAAGAGTTTAAATAATCTTCTTTATCGCTTCTAACGCCACCAACTATTAAGCCTACTATATTTGGAAGCTCTTTTTTTACTAAAGAAATAGCTTTTATAAATGTTTCATAATCTTTTAGTTGAGTTACTCTTCCAACACTTGAAACTATAAATTTATTTTCTAAATGAAACTCTTTTTTAAAAGTATTAATAAAATCATTATCAATATTTTTTGGATTAAAAAGTTCTAAATCTATTCCTCGAGGGATTACTGTTATTTTAGATTCACTTGTTTTATAATGTTTTTGTATGTACTCTTTTATACTATTACTCACGCATATAACTGCATCTGCTTTTTGCATGATAGAGCTATAAAATCCAACACTGTTGAAACCATGAACAGTACTCACAACTTTGATCTTTAAACTTTTATTTGCAAAATATATAAGCCAAGCAGGAACCCGACTTCTTACATGAATAATATCTGGTTTTATTTCTTTTAGTATTTTTTTTAGTTTTGCTACTCTTGTGAAAACTGTAAAAATATTTTTACTACATACATCAAATTTTATGTGCTTTCCACCATCAAGATTTATTTGATTTTCTAGTTTTCCCCCTGCACTAATAACATATGACTCAATTTTTAGTTTCACATATTCACGGTTTAGTTCAACAACCCCTCGTTCAACTCCACCTTCATTTAGTTCAGGAAGTAACTGCACAATTCTCATATATTATAATTTCCAAGAAGGATGTGGAACTATTCCTTTTACATCAATAATAATTTTTTCATCTTTTATCAAAGAATCATACTGTTCTTGAGTTATTGTTTTAAATTTATCATGTCCAACAGCAACTACAATAGCATCATATTTTTTACTATTTTCAAATGGGTTTTCAACAAAGTTATAATCATAATAGTCTTTATCTTTTTCATCTATCCAAGGTTCATATACATCAATATTTGAGCCATAGTCTTTAATCTCTTTTATTATATCTACTACTTTTGTATT
This region includes:
- a CDS encoding glycosyltransferase; its protein translation is MNHKTTISYKTKNILIDKLSHQDNIEVLREGNFFSKFFSKKKYADVYFHSGSLDENSIENILNAKMTIANCFSSMNEIIAKTKISHEKVKVIYPSVDLEYKKNKDVKEKLCEELQIDVKNKIILFTAKNFKSSGIKEFLDICSSISYENFKVIVAGEKQQIRTLQFQIPKYQNLQDKIILLEDYKNMDDLFLASDIFILPTYNKTFASNVIKAMFCRCAVFLSINNDAKEIVDVFASMDSPSDSSMSFKLDAVLKGKDDLKLIKKENRKLASEFSLANNLLKFNAIIDNI
- the gmhB gene encoding D-glycero-beta-D-manno-heptose 1,7-bisphosphate 7-phosphatase, giving the protein MSNLTKKIIFLDRDGVINYDHGYVGEIEKFEFIDGVFEACNHFSKLGYEIIVITNQSGIGRGYYSEEDFINLTNWMKDEFKKNGINILKVYYCPHSPDKDCECRKPKIGMITQAINDFNIDLEKSWLIGDKISDIQTAVNANIKNTILIKEDKKIASFTANSLFHTINIIKKQGK
- the rfaD gene encoding ADP-glyceromanno-heptose 6-epimerase, producing MTFNDIDFNSKTILITGGAGFIGSNLAFYFQNNFPMAKVVVVDCFRSGEIFSNGNLKSFGHFKNLLGFKGIVISGDINDKKLLKNLKLNYKFDYIFHQAAISDTTVSEQDLMIKTNVNAYEDLLKIAINHKANMIYASSAATYGDSDRFEVGYERANNAYGFSKVMMDNITYEYLKKDLDISIVGLKYFNVYGPKEFYKNKTASMVVQFAHQILKGLTPKLFEGSDKILRDFIYIEDVIQANIKACNPKQSGIYNVGTGKARSFEDIVNILQKELEIDKGKEYIPNPFIGAYQFFTEANIESTKENLGYKPRYEMEDGIKSYIPEIKRLFKEEVK
- the gmhA gene encoding D-sedoheptulose 7-phosphate isomerase; protein product: MKQTIKNEFLSHLEVINLTIETMQDKLEQASLLVVETLKNGNKILLCGNGGSAADAQHIAAELVGRYKSDRRGLPAIALTTDTSILTSVGNDYGYEKIFDRQVEALANKGDLIIGISTSGNSKNIVNVLKLGRELDCKTVGFSGYKGGIMNEFCDINLIVPSNNTPRIQEMHILFGHIICQIVDDELS
- a CDS encoding O-antigen ligase family protein; protein product: MPIILQKLKNIPRIDYINYLILLYAFTLSFPSEIKRVIAIFMIILWITDKTKYDFKLPKTNIFLFFWIFIGYCLVSYFWSDVSFHEALKYIKRYWYYLPIFIIFKYLKKEYFEYAISFFLFGMFISEILSYGNFFSFWKIGFGRPHDPTVFMQHTLYSIFLSVCAIFLLSKIIYEEDTKKRMIYLFFFTTVTINLLIGSGRTGYFTLSITLIIVIIFIYKTKLKIILTTIVLLSIVLFLSYNLSPNFKNRISSINSDITKVINNSNYSTPIGARIGLWIIAKEITKDNLLFGLGIADNINKKNEYITTNKLTNFNYVEELVHFHNNFLEIITQFGIVGLALFIYLFFLIAKIEIKDKTIYVLKISTLSIFLLGSLSDMLFYLNDTMFLFSFAIGIILAKYKLEDQDRKLLINQG
- a CDS encoding glycosyltransferase, translating into MQNNKLIGLVVTNLAGSGAEKVVLNLFNMFEKFGHNVYIFLLEDIICYDLLEKEKSKIISLTTNRKYHKLFSFMGDQRLHYLLEKKIVFIEKEENQNFDLILSNLPGSDRVLQYSTRNNVYFCIHTSYFQEIEEFKSKGKYARAKKKYELYRQIYKNKKLIIVSNKIEEDLNKLEVEYKSIICIYNPFNFGEIIKKANEKIDIIEEDYILSASAFRPVKRYDILLDAYKKSEIKLKLILLCNPTKEIIEMINNRGLQNKVIILGFKRNPYPIIKKAKFLVLSSEREGLPTVLIESLILDTPVVSTNCISGPSEILVGELSKYLVKVNDSDDLALKMNQVIENTINIKAEYISKFNEDNVINQYLSLINK
- a CDS encoding polysaccharide pyruvyl transferase family protein — encoded protein: MKSVVLLNDTSFENHHGCNIVIENIKRNLEKRDIKLLATNPIGKDWKSNKTFLNSLNQSDGVIINAEGTIHDDSDYAYSLLEIVDYTNKPCFLINMTYQNNSEKFSKLVSKFEKIYVRETFSKKELEKNNIDSVVVPDMTFYTLKKNYQQLNEKKIYITDSHDIKKSEELYRIAENNEIVFIPIIAPFKKYSNLNGFLKKLKFNFFNYYGSFIEKFMSLKYKYKRFILVNNEDDLLKNIRNSNFLISARFHAICLSLHFQVPFIALSSNTFKIESLLSDIGLDKIRIIDIKKLNDIERVKNDYNSFSKEELNKIDDYIITANQQIEFMFDEINLILGKYDAK
- a CDS encoding ELM1/GtrOC1 family putative glycosyltransferase, which produces MKVLVIKDDKPGHYNQTEGLVLYLKEMSNDLEVEYIQIEIKSKLTRKILRFLLNTFPKLFTQNSLKYLSFFYKNYSIPKNIPDLIISTGGNTSNLNAWFAKIYKCKNILNGALRGLKEELFTNITTVIDLGYKNQIILDVAPNTITKEKLLEKSNEFLKLNNLDINQKYYTLLIGGNGAGYKYDNKFYDDLINFVKKISKDKNIKWLITTSRRTPLEIENKLEKMLKEYYSYFVAYNKKEEKILLPFFGLSEAIFVTEESSSMISEAISSSKKVFTIGNEYSDADENYKSILKKFELNNQIIRIKNFSLHDNRHEFNNKNINCEFRNFIKKEFR